A window of the Candidatus Binataceae bacterium genome harbors these coding sequences:
- a CDS encoding MFS transporter, giving the protein MHSLRQRQWLVVATLLVAVFVVFGGGFYTGGVFVLPLASYFHTTRARVSTLFAISGLTSAISSYFVGWLLDRFTIKWIMASCLGLCGLSMLFLSRAQDFSHLLVGYALLGTGLIAGTNLCAAFTISRSFQQARGKLLGLIFAGESAGGMVMTLIAAHVLVHYGHHQGWRVAYVALALPMLLVAVPIVLLCMRDLPVVNTAGRAQPQTAPPGLELAQALRTRSFWYLATAWFCSAFGFSAEIAHVIPSLVAGGFATAVAASFWSLALACKAAGQLGLGAIADWIGARVTWGACFIAGAIAILVLGAASPSHPISVLVYVLLGGPALGGTIVLAPVVQAYSLGVKRFGSIHGLLLVLSQIGFMVGPVITGWIFDLTHSYREGFAIIATLFALAAMAIFRCAPLSRLLPTEPLTQNAVIG; this is encoded by the coding sequence CACAGCTTACGGCAACGACAATGGCTGGTGGTCGCAACCTTGCTGGTGGCGGTGTTCGTCGTATTTGGCGGCGGCTTCTATACCGGCGGAGTTTTCGTCCTGCCTCTAGCCAGTTACTTCCACACTACCCGCGCGCGCGTCTCCACACTGTTTGCGATAAGCGGCTTGACCTCTGCCATCTCCAGCTATTTCGTCGGCTGGCTGCTCGATCGCTTTACCATCAAGTGGATCATGGCCTCCTGCCTAGGGCTGTGTGGGTTGTCGATGCTATTCCTGAGCCGGGCCCAGGATTTTAGCCACCTGCTGGTCGGCTACGCCCTGCTCGGCACGGGGCTCATCGCCGGCACCAACCTGTGCGCCGCCTTCACGATCTCACGCTCTTTCCAGCAGGCACGCGGCAAGCTGCTGGGCCTGATTTTCGCCGGTGAGTCGGCCGGCGGAATGGTGATGACATTGATCGCCGCTCACGTACTGGTCCATTACGGCCACCACCAAGGCTGGCGCGTAGCTTATGTGGCGCTGGCCTTGCCGATGCTGCTGGTCGCTGTGCCCATCGTGCTGCTGTGCATGCGCGACCTGCCGGTGGTAAATACCGCCGGCAGGGCCCAGCCCCAAACCGCCCCGCCCGGGCTGGAGCTGGCTCAGGCCCTGCGTACGCGCTCATTCTGGTATCTGGCGACGGCGTGGTTCTGCTCCGCTTTCGGCTTCTCCGCCGAAATCGCCCATGTTATTCCCAGCCTGGTGGCGGGCGGCTTTGCCACCGCCGTGGCGGCTTCGTTCTGGAGCCTGGCCTTGGCCTGCAAGGCGGCTGGCCAATTGGGCCTGGGCGCCATCGCCGATTGGATCGGCGCCCGCGTCACCTGGGGTGCTTGCTTCATCGCTGGGGCGATCGCGATCCTGGTTTTGGGCGCGGCCAGCCCTTCTCATCCCATCTCCGTGCTGGTGTATGTGCTGCTAGGTGGTCCGGCGCTGGGCGGAACGATCGTGCTTGCACCCGTGGTTCAGGCCTACTCGCTGGGAGTCAAACGCTTCGGCTCGATCCACGGCCTGCTATTGGTCCTCTCGCAAATCGGATTTATGGTCGGACCGGTAATAACCGGGTGGATTTTTGACCTCACCCACAGCTATCGGGAGGGCTTCGCGATAATCGCCACGCTCTTCGCCTTGGCTGCGATGGCGATATTCCGATGTGCCCCCTTGAGCCGCCTGCTCCCCACCGAACCCCTCACCCAAAATGCCGTGATTGGCTAG